Proteins encoded together in one Triticum urartu cultivar G1812 unplaced genomic scaffold, Tu2.1 TuUngrouped_contig_8979, whole genome shotgun sequence window:
- the LOC125532077 gene encoding uncharacterized protein LOC125532077 — MLEHMESEEISTNMVVEKEITILIDEDETAEEKFEGEFELKKMDTMMHRFPAGLGLVSISYQCIVPRVVAIGPYHHGKEHLKKMEEVKKAAASYFCPRWDLEPAKAYKEVLSVVEEVRGRYIADEIMEYSRGARLQQPTIPDDAHFAAMMFRDACFLLLYMEAVYSRSFGKEEDEEINASLRRYLFSNRDSIDNDIMLLENQLPWRVVQVLMDVGSEKNRKELFKVVGKFIAGMGNTFKICESLLPETYVWDDKNNPPPHLLALLRRHKTEPGGTVVMVDGNNPPPHLLALLRRPVGTVFIVDGNNPPPDLLALLRRHKTEPGGIVVWVDSIPALLRIQQVESGGNFVFVDATNPPPLLQTKTESDTQQAGNPQSSEKYKREEHVGRCLPLCLPRLPCQEENPMVTSVSAMSPMELEEIGIKLTDNQTAAFSDMDLVKGRLLSELSLAPLSLSDTRASCLVNMAAFEVCTASRYGDCPKNTAVCSYLALLAMFMARKEGVHKLRSKGLLHGPHSDKEMLTFFKSVVMHLPDSGSRFAYIMKEINEYKLKRYIRIILYKWFYNNYVTIIKGLSFLGTLIGLYSAIHSLSQDQKN; from the exons TCAGTATCAGTTACCAATGCATCGTCCCGAGAGTGGTGGCCATCGGCCCATATCACCACGGCAAGGAGCACCTCAAGAAGATGGAGGAGGTGAAGAAAGCGGCTGCCAGCTACTTCTGTCCACGCTGGGATCTTGAACCAGCGAAGGCCTACAAAGAGGTCCTCTCCGTCGTGGAGGAGGTCCGGGGAAGGTACATCGCGGACGAAATCATGGAAT ATTCCAGGGGCGCGCGTCTCCAGCAACCAACAATCCCTGACGATGCCCATTTTGCGGCTATGATGTTCCGTGATGCTTGCTTCTTGCTGCTGTACATGGAGGCTGTTTATTCCAGATCATTCGGTAAGGAAGAAGATGAGGAGATAAATGCATCCTTGCGACGTTATCTCTTCTCTAACCGAGATAGCATCGATAATGACATCATGCTGCTGGAGAACCAGCTCCCGTGGCGGGTGGTCCAAGTCCTCATGGATGTTGGCTcggaaaaaaacagaaaagaacTTTTCAAGGTTGTGGGGAAGTTCATTGCAGGCATGGGGAACACATTCAAGATCTGTGAGTCTCTACTGCCTGAAACTTATGTCTGGGATGATAAAAATAATCCGCCGCCACATCTTCTTGCACTCCTCCGACGCCACAAAACAGAACCAGGAGGAACTGTTGTCATGGTTGATGGAAATAATCCGCCGCCACATCTCCTTGCACTCCTCCGACGCCCTGTAGGAACTGTTTTCATAGTTGATGGAAATAATCCGCCACCAGATCTCCTTGCTCTCCTCCGACGCCACAAAACAGAACCCGGAGGAATTGTTGTCTGGGTTGATAGTATCCCTGCACTCCTCAGAATCCAACAGGTAGAATCAGGAGGAAATTTTGTCTTTGTTGATGCAACTAATCCGCCACCACTCCTCCAAACAAAAACAGAATCAGATACCCAACAAGCAGGAAATCCCCAATCATCTGAAAAATATAAGAGAGAAGAACATGTTGGGAGGTGCTTGCCACTTTGCCTTCCACGCCTCCCATGCCAAGAAGAAAATCCCATGGTCACATCAGTCTCAGCAATGTCTCCCATGGAGCTTGAAGAAATCGGCATCAAGCTGACAGACAACCAGACGGCGGCATTCTCAGACATGGACTTGGTGAAAGGACGCCTCTTGAGTGAGCTCTCTTTGGCGCCTCTGTCCCTGAGCGACACAAGAGCATCCTGCCTAGTCAACATGGCGGCTTTTGAGGTATGCACTGCCTCGAGGTATGGGGATTGCCCTAAAAATACCGCTGTCTGCTCGTACCTCGCCCTCCTCGCCATGTTCATGGCTCGGAAGGAGGGCGTGCACAAGCTGCGATCAAAGGGCCTCCTGCATGGGCCTCACAGCGACAAGGAGATGCTCACCTTCTTCAAGAGTGTTGTGATGCACCTTCCTGACAGCGGATCCCGTTTCGCCTACATCATGAAAGAAATTAACGAATACAAACTCAAGAGGTACATCCGGATCATACTGTACAAATGGTTTTACAACAACTACGTGACCATTATAAAGGGGTTGTCTTTCCTTGGTACTCTTATTGGCCTCTACAGTGCAATCCACTCTCTCAGCCAAGACCAGAAGAATTGA